The Xenopus tropicalis strain Nigerian chromosome 2, UCB_Xtro_10.0, whole genome shotgun sequence genome window below encodes:
- the or5l1 gene encoding olfactory receptor 52D1 isoform X1, translated as MSGQSVGPQYHIVGQHCPGTSMENSSYSQPSMLTLGFGQLREIKYFYSTLVLLCFMIIVVSNSAVISAIAMHRSLQEPMFIFIAFLCINGLYGSVIFFPFLFVNLLSKTQVISYVGCIIQVFSIHTYISCEVTILAVMALDRYVCICNPLRYSSIMSLATVFKLIGAAWLYVIALIAILVLLTIRLPLCGSVIQKIYCDNISVVKLSCTDTTANNVFGLLITAAIIGLMPILTLMSYAQILRVCMKASKAFRAKALQTCTPHLVTLTYFVADVLFEILLPRFPSTTLPYELRVLMSVQAFVIAPILHPLIYGWKLREIRLRVLQMFGAKPIADLHNNL; from the exons ATGAGTGGCCAGTCTGTGGGACCACAGTACCATATTGT CGGCCAACACTGCCCAGGTACCAGTATGGAGAATTCCTCGTACTCGCAGCCTTCAATGCTGACCCTCGGTTTTGGGCAACTGAGGGAAATTAAGTATTTCTACAGCACTTTGGTTTTACTTTGTTTCATGATAATAGTTGTGTCCAACAGTGCGGTGATCAGTGCCATAGCGATGCACAGGAGCTTGCAGGAACCGATGTTCATCTTCATTGCCTTTCTGTGTATCAATGGACTCTACGGGAGcgtgatttttttcccttttctctttgtaAACCTTCTTTCCAAAACCCAAGTCATTTCCTATGTTGGTTGTATAATACAAGTGTTCAGCATTCACACGTACATAAGCTGTGAGGTGACCATTTTGGCGGTTATGGCGCTTGACCGCTACGTGTGCATCTGCAACCCTCTGAGATACAGCAGCATCATGTCCTTAGCCACAGTGTTCAAGCTGATTGGGGCAGCCTGGCTGTATGTGATCGCCCTGATCGCTATCCTTGTGTTACTGACCATCCGCCTGCCCTTGTgcggctccgtcatacagaagatCTACTGTGACAACATATCAGTGGTGAAGCTCTCCTGTACGGACACAACAGCCAACAATGTATTTGGCCTGCTTATTACAGCCGCTATTATTGGCTTAATGCCGATACTTACCTTGATGTCCTATGCTCAGATTCTGAGGGTGTGCATGAAGGCATCTAAGGCTTTCCGAGCCAAAGCCTTGCAGACTTGCACCCCGCATCTCGTAACTCTCACCTATTTTGTAGCCGACGTACTTTTTGAGATACTGCTGCCTCGTTTTCCAAGCACCACGTTACCCTACGAGCTGAGGGTCCTCATGTCAGTGCAagcctttgtcattgcccccattCTTCACCCCCTCATCTATGGCTGGAAGCTGAGAGAGATCAGACTCAGGGTGCTTCAGATGTTTGGTGCAAAGCCAATTGCAGATTTACACAATAATCTCTGA
- the or5l1 gene encoding olfactory receptor 52L1 isoform X2, translating into MENSSYSQPSMLTLGFGQLREIKYFYSTLVLLCFMIIVVSNSAVISAIAMHRSLQEPMFIFIAFLCINGLYGSVIFFPFLFVNLLSKTQVISYVGCIIQVFSIHTYISCEVTILAVMALDRYVCICNPLRYSSIMSLATVFKLIGAAWLYVIALIAILVLLTIRLPLCGSVIQKIYCDNISVVKLSCTDTTANNVFGLLITAAIIGLMPILTLMSYAQILRVCMKASKAFRAKALQTCTPHLVTLTYFVADVLFEILLPRFPSTTLPYELRVLMSVQAFVIAPILHPLIYGWKLREIRLRVLQMFGAKPIADLHNNL; encoded by the coding sequence ATGGAGAATTCCTCGTACTCGCAGCCTTCAATGCTGACCCTCGGTTTTGGGCAACTGAGGGAAATTAAGTATTTCTACAGCACTTTGGTTTTACTTTGTTTCATGATAATAGTTGTGTCCAACAGTGCGGTGATCAGTGCCATAGCGATGCACAGGAGCTTGCAGGAACCGATGTTCATCTTCATTGCCTTTCTGTGTATCAATGGACTCTACGGGAGcgtgatttttttcccttttctctttgtaAACCTTCTTTCCAAAACCCAAGTCATTTCCTATGTTGGTTGTATAATACAAGTGTTCAGCATTCACACGTACATAAGCTGTGAGGTGACCATTTTGGCGGTTATGGCGCTTGACCGCTACGTGTGCATCTGCAACCCTCTGAGATACAGCAGCATCATGTCCTTAGCCACAGTGTTCAAGCTGATTGGGGCAGCCTGGCTGTATGTGATCGCCCTGATCGCTATCCTTGTGTTACTGACCATCCGCCTGCCCTTGTgcggctccgtcatacagaagatCTACTGTGACAACATATCAGTGGTGAAGCTCTCCTGTACGGACACAACAGCCAACAATGTATTTGGCCTGCTTATTACAGCCGCTATTATTGGCTTAATGCCGATACTTACCTTGATGTCCTATGCTCAGATTCTGAGGGTGTGCATGAAGGCATCTAAGGCTTTCCGAGCCAAAGCCTTGCAGACTTGCACCCCGCATCTCGTAACTCTCACCTATTTTGTAGCCGACGTACTTTTTGAGATACTGCTGCCTCGTTTTCCAAGCACCACGTTACCCTACGAGCTGAGGGTCCTCATGTCAGTGCAagcctttgtcattgcccccattCTTCACCCCCTCATCTATGGCTGGAAGCTGAGAGAGATCAGACTCAGGGTGCTTCAGATGTTTGGTGCAAAGCCAATTGCAGATTTACACAATAATCTCTGA
- the LOC101734592 gene encoding olfactory receptor 52D1 yields the protein MSGQSVGPQYHIVGQHCPGTSMENSSYSQPSMLTLSFGQLREIKYFYSTLVLLCFMIIVVSNSAVISAIAMHRSLQEPMFIFIAFLCINGLYGSMMFFPFLFVNLLSKTQVISYVGCIIQVFGIHTYISCEMTILAVMALDRYVCICNPLRYSSIMSLATVFKLIGAAWLYVIVLIAILVLLTIRLPLCGSVIQKIYCDNISVVKLSCTDTTANNVFGLLITAAIIGLMPVLTLMSYAQILRVCMQASKAFQAKALQTCTPHLITLTYFVADVLFELLMPRFPSTTLPYELRVFMSVHSFVIAPILHPLIYGWKLREIRIRVFQMFGAKPIADLENNL from the exons ATGAGTGGCCAGTCTGTGGGACCACAGTACCATATTGT CGGCCAACACTGCCCAGGTACCAGTATGGAGAATTCCTCGTACTCGCAGCCTTCAATGCTGACCCTCAGTTTTGGGCAACTGAGGGAAATTAAGTATTTCTACAGCACTTTGGTTTTACTTTGTTTCATGATAATAGTTGTGTCCAACAGTGCGGTGATCAGTGCCATAGCGATGCACAGGAGCTTGCAGGAACCGATGTTCATCTTCATTGCCTTTCTGTGTATCAATGGACTCTACGGGAGCatgatgtttttcccttttctctttgtaAACCTTCTTTCCAAAACCCAAGTCATTTCCTATGTTGGTTGTATAATACAGGTGTTCGGCATTCACACGTACATAAGCTGTGAGATGACCATTTTGGCGGTTATGGCGCTTGACCGCTACGTGTGCATCTGCAACCCTCTGAGATACAGCAGCATCATGTCCTTAGCCACAGTGTTCAAGCTGATTGGGGCAGCCTGGCTGTATGTGATCGTCCTGATTGCTATCCTTGTGTTACTGACCATCCGCCTGCCCTTGTgcggctccgtcatacagaagatCTACTGTGACAACATATCAGTGGTGAAGCTCTCCTGTACGGACACAACAGCCAACAATGTATTTGGCCTGCTTATTACAGCTGCTATTATTGGCTTAATGCCGGTACTTACCTTGATGTCCTATGCTCAGATTCTGAGGGTGTGCATGCAGGCATCTAAGGCTTTCCAAGCCAAAGCCTTGCAGACTTGCACCCCGCATCTCATAACTCTCACCTATTTTGTAGCCGACGTACTTTTTGAGCTACTGATGCCTCGTTTTCCAAGCACCACGTTACCCTACGAGCTGAGGGTCTTCATGTCAGTGCATTCATTTGTCATAGCCCCCATTCTTCACCCCCTCATCTATGGCTGGAAGCTGAGAGAGATCAGAATCAGAGTGTTTCAGATGTTTGGTGCAAAGCCAATTGCAGATTTAGAGAATAATCTCTGA
- the LOC100497132 gene encoding olfactory receptor 52D1 yields the protein MENSSYSQPSMLTLNFGQLMEIKYFYSTLVLLCFMMIVVSNSAVISAISMHRNLQEPMFIFIAFLCINGLYGSVIFFPFLFVNLLSKTQVVSYVGCLIQVFCNHTYIGCEMTILAVMALDRYVCICNPLRYSSIMSLATVFKLIGAAWLYVIVLIAILVLLTIRMPLCGSVIQKIYCDNISVVKLSCTDTTASNIFGLLITAAVVGLMPVLTLMSYAQILRVCMKASKAFRAKALQTCTPHLVTLTYFVADVLFEILLPRFPSTMLPYELRVLMSVQAFIIAPILHPLIYGWKLREIRLRVLQMFGAKPIADLHNNL from the coding sequence ATGGAGAATTCCTCATACTCACAGCCTTCAATGCTGACCCTCAATTTTGGCCAACTGATGGAAATTAAGTATTTCTACAGCACTTTGGTTTTACTTTGTTTCATGATGATCGTTGTGTCCAACAGTGCAGTGATCAGTGCCATATCGATGCACAGGAACTTGCAGGAACCGATGTTCATCTTCATTGCCTTTCTGTGTATCAATGGACTCTACGGGAGcgtgatttttttcccttttctctttgtaAACCTTCTTTCCAAAACCCAAGTTGTTTCCTATGTTGGTTGTTTAATACAGGTGTTTTGCAACCACACGTACATAGGCTGCGAGATGACCATTTTGGCGGTTATGGCGCTTGACCGCTATGTGTGCATCTGCAACCCTCTGAGATACAGCAGCATCATGTCCTTAGCCACAGTGTTCAAGCTGATTGGGGCAGCCTGGCTGTATGTGATTGTCCTGATCGCTATCCTTGTGTTACTGACCATCCGCATGCCCTTGTgcggctccgtcatacagaagatCTACTGTGACAACATATCAGTGGTGAAGCTCTCCTGTACGGACACAACAGCCAGCAATATATTTGGCCTGCTTATTACAGCCGCTGTTGTTGGCTTAATGCCGGTACTTACCTTGATGTCCTATGCTCAGATTCTGAGGGTGTGCATGAAGGCATCTAAGGCTTTCCGAGCCAAAGCCTTGCAGACTTGCACCCCGCATCTCGTAACTCTCACCTATTTTGTAGCCGACGTACTTTTTGAGATTCTGCTGCCTCGTTTTCCAAGCACCATGTTACCCTACGAGCTGAGGGTCCTCATGTCAGTGCAAGCCTTTATCATTGCCCCCATTCTTCACCCCCTCATCTATGGCTGGAAGCTGAGAGAGATCAGACTCAGGGTGCTTCAGATGTTTGGTGCAAAGCCAATTGCAGATTTACACAATAATCTCTGA
- the LOC100497299 gene encoding olfactory receptor 6N1 has protein sequence MEHACNTSNSFVLLGILEIEGSRFFYCVLCSLTYILTVFLSLTIAFVIWTEQSLHEPMYILIGSLVLNGIFGSSAFVPKVMIDLLTRSNCISRVGCFAQAFCIGVFPISEISIFTMMAYDTYLAVCHPLRYSTLMTKETALYLLVGFWIMNFFSVLAAILLSARLPLCGTQISGLLCDNTGLVFLSCVDDSINYFYGTVLFSAYLSVCMLLISYSYLQIALVCHRLTSETYKRSVHTLVTHILNFSVFLVGVLFVFIRYRVGRKNSPLLSVLLALTTLVLPPVLNPLIYGVRTKKLNAKVLNRLKKLNKGTFTKF, from the coding sequence ATGGAACATGCCTGCAACACGAGCAACAGTTTTGTCCTACTTGGGATATTGGAGATAGAAGGTTCCAGGTTCTTCTACTGTGTTCTCTGCAGCCTCACCTATATCCTTACAGTGTTCCTCAGCTTGACCATTGCGTTTGTGATCTGGACCGAACAAAGCCTCCACGAACCCATGTACATTCTTATTGGCAGTCTTGTCCTCAATGGGATTTTCGGGAGCTCAGCATTTGTGCCCAAAGTAATGATTGATCTCCTGACGCGGTCAAACTGCATCTCACGGGTCGGCTGTTTCGCACAAGCCTTCTGCATAGGAGTCTTCCCCATTTCTGAAATCAGCATTTTCACTATGATGGCATATGACACGTACTTAGCCGTATGCCACCCCTTGAGATACTCTACCCTGATGACCAAGGAGACGGCCCTGTATCTGCTCGTTGGTTTTTGGATCATGAACTTCTTTTCTGTCCTGGCTGCTATATTACTATCGGCCAGGCTGCCTCTATGTGGGACCCAAATCAGTGGACTTCTTTGTGATAACACGGGCCTTGTGTTCTTGTCATGCGTAGATGATTCCATTAATTATTTCTATGGGACAGTCCTGTTCTCCGCCTATTTATCTGTGTGTATGCTGCTCATATCCTACTCCTACCTGCAGATAGCCTTGGTTTGCCATCGCTTGACCAGTGAGACCTACAAGAGATCTGTCCACACGTTGGTCACCCACATCCTCAATTTCTCTGTGTTCCTCGTTGGAGTCTTGTTTGTGTTTATCCGCTACAGAGTCGGACGCAAAAACTCTCCCCTGTTAAGTGTTCTTCTCGCTTTAACCACCTTGGTGCTGCCACCTGTTTTGAACCCCTTGATTTATGGGGTGAGGACTAAAAAGCTAAACGCAAAAGTTCTTAACCGTCTTAAGAAACTAAATAAAGGCACGTTTACTAAGTTCTAA